Sequence from the Clostridium butyricum genome:
TTTCTAATGGCAAAAATGGATTCTGGTCTAATTATACAAGTTATAATAAATATAATTAACAATGCTATAAAATATACACCGAAAGATTCTATAATTACAATAACATCTAAGAGAAAAAATAATATGGCGGTTATCGAAATAAGTGACAATGGAAAAGGAATCAATGAAGAAAGTAAAGAGAAACTATTTGATATGTTCTTTACAGATAACAATAAGTTTGGAGATGGAAGAAGAGGGCTTGGTCTTGGATTAGCGTTATGTAAATCTATTATAGATGCACATGAAGGATGTATATATGTAAGAGACAATAAGCCTAATGGCGCAATATTTGGATTTACATTACATATTGAGGAGGTTAAAATCAATGAATAAAGCTCAGATACTTGTGGTTGAAGATGATAAAGCTATAAGAAATCTTATAACCACAACACTAGAAACTAAAGATTATAAATTTCATATTGCAGAAGATGGAGCAAAGGCAATATTAGAAGCATTATCATATAAGCCAGATGTAATAATACTAGATTTAGGACTTCCTGATATTGATGGAGTTGAAATAATAAGTAAAATCAGAACATGGTCTAATGTACCTATAATAGTTGTAAGTGCTAGAAGCGATGATAGCGATAAAATTGAAGCTCTTGATAATGGTGCTGATGATTATTTGACCAAGCCTTTTAGTGTTGATGAATTATTAGCTAGATTAAGGGTTGCTTTAAGGAGAGTAAATTATAATAATGAAATAAAAGATAGTAATGGAAGTACATTTTTAAATGGAGATTTAAAAATTGATTATATATCTAGAGGTGTTTTTATTGGTGAAAAAGAGATTCATTTAACACCTATAGAATATAAATTAATTTGTCTTTTAGCAAAAAACCTTGGGAAAGTACTTACACATAATTTTATTTTAAAAGAAATTTGGGGAAATGTCCTTCCAAATGATACTCCATCTTTAAGAGTATTTATGGCAACTCTTAGGAAAAAAATAGAAAAAACACCTTCTAGACCCAAATATATTCAGACACATGTAGGTATTGGATATAGAATGATTAAGATAGATAATAAAACAAATGATAATTAAATAAAAAAGAGTTATTCACAAGGAATAACTCTTTTTCGTTTGGTACATTACTACGGATTTTTATTTTATGCCAGATTCGTATTGTTGTACCATTCTCTTAACCATTTCTCCACCAACGCTACCGCATTGCTTTGAAGATAAATTACCGTTGTACTCTGTAAATGGAACACCCATTTCACTAGCTACTTCAGTTTTAAATTTTGATAACCCTTGTTTAGCTTCTGGTACTAATGCTGAACTCTTTGACATAATATATTCCT
This genomic interval carries:
- a CDS encoding response regulator, which produces MNKAQILVVEDDKAIRNLITTTLETKDYKFHIAEDGAKAILEALSYKPDVIILDLGLPDIDGVEIISKIRTWSNVPIIVVSARSDDSDKIEALDNGADDYLTKPFSVDELLARLRVALRRVNYNNEIKDSNGSTFLNGDLKIDYISRGVFIGEKEIHLTPIEYKLICLLAKNLGKVLTHNFILKEIWGNVLPNDTPSLRVFMATLRKKIEKTPSRPKYIQTHVGIGYRMIKIDNKTNDN
- a CDS encoding alpha/beta-type small acid-soluble spore protein → MSKSSALVPEAKQGLSKFKTEVASEMGVPFTEYNGNLSSKQCGSVGGEMVKRMVQQYESGIK